From one Mobula birostris isolate sMobBir1 chromosome 20, sMobBir1.hap1, whole genome shotgun sequence genomic stretch:
- the LOC140185007 gene encoding probable G-protein coupled receptor 139 has protein sequence MSSTLDSYRSVQKILYVFIAVIGVPVNLLAIVILSRGKCGLSACTTRYLVAMAAADLLTIVFEIILFRIKKYYFMSSFLNITPMCSVINVLRYAATDCSVWFTVTFTFDRFVAICCQKLKTKYCTGKTAAVVLTTTSVLSCLKNIPRYFLWQPTVIIDNVPWFCNLRDKVITDPGWVGQAWLETVLTPFLPFVAILLLNALTVRHILVASRVRKGLKGQSKGENSSDPEMESRRRSVVLLFTLSGSFVFLWMTVVVNFIYYQVKAMGFNFNASEWIFHDFGGLLRNFSLCTNTVIYAVTQSKFREQVISAVKYPIISVLQLINKDAR, from the exons ATGTCTTCAACGTTGGATAGTTACAGAAGTGTGCAGAAAATTTTGTACGTGTTTATTGCCGtcattggagttcctg tgAATTtactggcgattgtgatcctgtcccggggaaagtgcggcctctctgcctgcaccactcgctacctggtggccatggcagcggccgatctactGACTATTGTCTTCGAGATCATTTTGTTTCGAATTAAAAAATATTACTTCATGTCCAGTTTTCTAAACATTACCCCCATGTGCAGCGTTATCAATGTACTCAGGTAcgcagccacagactgttctgtctggttcaccgtcactttcacctttgatcggtttgtcgccatttgctgccagaagctgaaaacaaaatattgcaccgggaaaactgcggctgtggttctgacaacaaccaGCGTACTGTCCTGTCTGAAAAACATTCCCCGCTACTTCCTTTGGCAACCCACAGTGATCATCGACAATGTGCCGTGGTTCTGTAACCTCAGGGACAAAGTTATCACTGACCCCGGGTGGGTAGGACAGGCTTGGCTGGAGACTGTTTTAACTCCGTTCCTCCCTTTTGTTGCGATCCttctgctcaacgctctgacagtcaggcacattttagtggccagtcgggtccgtaaggggctgaagggtcagagcaagggggagaacagcagtgacccggagatggagagcaggaggaggtctgtggttttactcttcactctATCGGGCAGCTTCGTCTTCCTGTGGATGACAGTGGTCGTAAATTTCATATATTATCAGGTCAAAGCAATGGGTTTCAATTTCAATGCTTCTGAATGGATATTTCACGATTTCGGCGGTTTGCTAAGGAATTTTAGCTTATGCACGAACACAGTTATTTATGCagtgactcagtcgaaattcagggagcaggtgatcagcGCGGTGAAATACCCGATCATTTCTGTGCTACAGTTGATTAATAAAGACGCGCGCTGA